In Paenibacillus thermoaerophilus, the following proteins share a genomic window:
- a CDS encoding class I SAM-dependent methyltransferase gives MPDHRTIYEQQAERYHLLISKQAGLRRAVESIRPCRGLDIADVGAGTGRLTVELAPEARSIVALDASEAMLRIAAERLKQAGLTNWRTQTADLRKLPLEDNSADLVVAGWSICYLAGSHNANWESNLRAIIGEARRVLRDKGTIVIFETMGTGFETPNPPDFLIPYYAALVETYGFSHRWVRTDYRFDDVRQAEELTRFFFGPELAERVAAERLVRLPECAGIWWLHL, from the coding sequence ATGCCGGATCATCGTACGATTTATGAACAACAAGCGGAGCGGTATCACTTGCTGATCTCGAAGCAAGCGGGCTTGCGGCGTGCCGTGGAGTCCATTCGGCCTTGCCGGGGGCTGGACATCGCCGATGTCGGGGCGGGCACGGGGCGACTGACGGTGGAGCTGGCTCCCGAGGCCCGATCGATCGTCGCGTTGGACGCCTCCGAAGCGATGCTTCGGATCGCCGCCGAGCGGCTGAAGCAGGCCGGGCTGACGAATTGGCGGACGCAGACGGCCGACCTGCGGAAGCTGCCCCTGGAGGACAACAGCGCGGATCTGGTCGTGGCGGGCTGGAGCATCTGTTACCTGGCGGGCTCCCATAACGCCAACTGGGAGAGCAACCTGCGGGCCATCATCGGCGAAGCGCGGAGAGTGCTGCGGGACAAGGGAACGATCGTCATCTTCGAGACGATGGGCACCGGCTTCGAGACGCCGAATCCCCCCGATTTCCTGATCCCGTACTATGCCGCTCTGGTCGAGACGTACGGGTTCTCCCACCGGTGGGTCCGCACCGACTACCGGTTCGACGATGTCCGGCAGGCCGAGGAGCTGACGCGCTTCTTCTTCGGTCCGGAGCTGGCCGAACGCGTCGCCGCCGAGCGGCTTGTCCGGCTGCCCGAATGCGCGGGAATCTGGTGGCTGCATCTGTAA